A window of the Oncorhynchus masou masou isolate Uvic2021 chromosome 13, UVic_Omas_1.1, whole genome shotgun sequence genome harbors these coding sequences:
- the rrp8 gene encoding ribosomal RNA-processing protein 8 produces the protein MLFAEEAEWNDDPEAKVLTKTVISSFKLSERTNITPKSIGKKKSLLRTLQTLGSVPNWNKSNSAPHEAGSDSEIEDILTPHTKRKKKRSKRGRNKVAASGEETEVIGDLGAKEKAAVPVVKKLIKAKKPLKAEFKKVKNTESIQGGSKQDSKSIKDEEKAAADAEIERLNRKQWKNKMKNKKKCKNKFKIQNGENTTPPETSVQKDTEDGPKAASDVNRETAVFQTPQRQTKKNKPQKEGERKTQKSKKVPEGKEMTFTETASTPGTVTVQNNNISEKNSKGGSQVKAVPQGNSKPPGEKEKLQMVREEQNPELHGSKRRKQEESKEQDRRREKLRRMLHGQSPEKKKLPAEQEETLTIEVKEASADRSAALRSRMEQRLESARFRYINEVLYTTSSGEAKRMFRQDPEAFGIYHRGFTAQVQRWPANPVDAIISYIRQKPASLVVADFGCGDCKIALSVKNEVHSFDLALISDRVTVCDMANVPLKDGTVDIAVFCLSLMGTNLGDFLVEANRVLVMGGILKIAEVASRFENVRNFMGALSSLGFKLVTKDTESSHFYSFEFEKIAEAPERIKKAGGLELRPCVYKKR, from the exons ATGTTGTTTGCAGAGGAGGCTGAGTGGAACGATGACCCAGAAGCCAAAGTTCTGACCAAGACGGTCATCAGCAGTTTCAAACTGTCTGAAAGGACCAATATCACG CCAAAAAGTATTGGGAAGAAAAAGAGTTTGTTACGGACCCTCCAAACACTGGGGTCAGTACCAAACTGGAACAAGAGCAATAGTGCCCCTCATGAAGCAGGCAGTGACAGCGAAATAGAGGACATACTGACACCACACACCAAGAGGAAGAAGAAAAGAAGCAAAAGAGGACGCAATAAAGTAGCCGCttcaggagaagagacagaggtcatTGGAGATCTGGGTGCCAAGGAGAAGGCTGCAGTGCCTGTTGTTAAGAAGCTAATAaaagcaaagaaaccactaaaagCAG AGTTCAAAAAGGTAAAGAATACAGAGTCCATTCAGGGCGGTAGTAAACAAGATTCAAAATCTATCAAGGATGAAGAAAAAGCTGCAGCAGATGCTGAGATTGAAAGATTAAACCGAAAGCAATGGAAAAACAAGATGAAGAACAAGAAGAAATGTAAAAACAAGTTCAAAATTCAAAATGGAGAGAATACCACTCCCCCAGAGACCTCTGTGCAAAAGGACACAGAAGATGGACCAAAAGCAGCATCTGATGTGAACAGGGAAACAGCGGTTTTCCAGACACCGCAACGCCAGACAAAGAAGAACAAACCGCAGAAAGAGGGTGAGCGTAAAACACAGAAAAGTAAAAAGGTTCCTGAGGGAAAAGAGATGACCTTCACTGAGACTGCTTCCACTCCAGGCACAGTAACAGTCCAAAACAATAACATTTCAGAGAAAAATAGCAAGGGGGGCAGTCAAGTAAAAGCAGTGCCACAAGGTAACTCTAAACCCCCAGGTGAAAAGGAGAAACTTCAGATGGTTAGGGAGGAGCAGAACCCAGAGCTGCATGGCAGTAAGAGAAGGAAACAGGAGGAGAGCAAAGAGCAGGACCGCAGGAGAGAGAAGCTCAGGAGAATGCTCCATGGCCAGAGCCCGGAAAAGAAAAAGCTACCTgcagagcaggaggagacactCACCATAGAGGTGAAAGAGGCTTCTGCAGACCGCTCGGCTGCTCTGAGGTCCCGCATGGAGCAGCGTTTGGAGTCAGCGCGGTTCCGTTATATTAACGAGGTTCTGTACACCACGTCTAGTGGGGAGGCTAAACGCATGTTCAGGCAGGATCCCGAGGCCTTCGGCATCTACCACAGGGGCTTCACGGCACAGGTCCAGCGCTGGCCAGCTAATCCTGTTGACGCCATAATCTCCTACATACGCCAAAA GCCTGCCTCTCTGGTGGTGGCAGATTTTGGCTGCGGCGACTGCAAAATTGCGCTGAGCGTGAAGAACGAAGTGCACAGTTTTGACTTGGCACTTATCAGTGACCGTGTAACTGTCTGTGACATGGCTAAT GTACCTCTCAAGGATGGCACTGTGGACATAGctgtattctgtctctctcttatggGGACCAACCTTGGGGATTTCCTAGTTGAGGCTAACCGTGTGCTGGTGATGGG GGGTATCCTGAAAATAGCAGAGGTGGCAAGCAGATTTGAGAATGTGCGGAACTTCATGGGTGCTTTGTCCAGCCTGGGATTCAAGTTGGTCACAAAG GACACAGAGAGTAGCCACTTTTACTCCTTTGAGTTTGAGAAGATCGCAGAAGCTCCAGAGAGGATAAAGAAGGCTGGAGGACTGGAGCTAAGGCCTTGTGTGTACAAGAAACGATGA